A genomic window from Bacillus cereus G9842 includes:
- a CDS encoding primase C-terminal domain-containing protein — MQKTVIPQNHNNVTLWVECGADLKTKKYPFTRKHFMFPENTWQFREHYNNQGVYQTVMQYINPIWFQNETGKWIINAGDSLKWGDFYLDFDTIIKSEKDYIKLKEDVKIALRYVTVIMQVNIKQVQLYFSGNKGIHLVIPAITLGLDPHVALNQIYKLIAKDIKNYCPNNTLDSKVYDDKRMFRMINSWNIKGGAYKIPITYDEFNKLSYVELIQLAQSPREIKLEQPFVSQRARLVIKKHIEEWNKKLNKRTEFSGEIRRIKTEPPCIKAMNEKLFRETIDERNNSATALASFYMQQQIPREETILRMQQWGKERCSPPLKANETKIIVNSVYNAQYKYGCNSFKQASGVCNKEKCPLFNKEISK, encoded by the coding sequence ATGCAAAAAACAGTGATACCGCAAAACCATAATAATGTTACATTATGGGTTGAATGTGGTGCTGATTTAAAAACAAAAAAATATCCGTTTACACGAAAGCATTTTATGTTTCCTGAGAACACTTGGCAATTCAGAGAGCATTATAATAATCAGGGTGTGTATCAAACTGTAATGCAATACATTAATCCAATTTGGTTTCAGAATGAAACAGGAAAATGGATTATTAATGCGGGTGACAGCTTAAAATGGGGAGATTTTTACTTAGATTTTGATACTATAATTAAAAGTGAAAAAGATTATATAAAACTAAAAGAAGATGTAAAGATAGCACTCAGATATGTAACGGTTATTATGCAAGTTAATATTAAACAGGTACAGCTTTATTTTTCTGGAAACAAAGGGATTCATCTGGTAATTCCTGCTATTACATTAGGATTAGATCCTCATGTAGCTCTGAACCAGATTTACAAATTGATTGCTAAAGATATTAAAAATTATTGCCCAAATAATACATTAGACTCGAAAGTATATGATGATAAACGTATGTTTCGGATGATCAACTCATGGAATATAAAAGGTGGAGCTTATAAAATTCCTATTACATATGACGAATTTAATAAACTAAGTTATGTAGAATTAATTCAACTCGCCCAGTCTCCAAGAGAAATTAAGCTGGAGCAACCATTTGTTTCACAACGTGCACGGTTAGTTATAAAAAAACATATTGAAGAGTGGAACAAAAAATTAAATAAGCGAACAGAATTTTCAGGGGAAATCAGGAGAATAAAAACAGAACCCCCATGTATTAAAGCAATGAATGAAAAGTTATTCAGAGAAACTATAGATGAAAGAAACAATAGCGCTACCGCATTAGCAAGTTTCTATATGCAACAACAAATTCCAAGAGAAGAAACTATATTAAGAATGCAGCAATGGGGAAAAGAACGTTGTTCACCACCATTAAAAGCAAATGAAACTAAAATTATTGTTAACTCAGTCTACAACGCTCAATATAAGTATGGATGTAATTCATTCAAGCAAGCAAGTGGTGTCTGTAATAAAGAAAAGTGCCCTTTATTTAATAAGGAGATTTCAAAATGA
- a CDS encoding vWA domain-containing protein, whose translation MSKPIKNNSQMLYFQARQLFERAKQKFEDNSIQSEPKLIASVFNSFQEFFTSVGKPNMVPRFAPEGGPPWSEDFNQMMIEIKQDLELLFQEMDIIGRSLYTDFNHNTVQHEILNNQYENIFDKMRDLEIYAEKSEDDIKFGRDDFLNKEKIDYSRIVGKPLEIVNGAVTLPQKSRENVALDSSVTIIAGNRKQDKFIIGTESNGFPGNNTEIHSVTDDILTNKNYIPTFLGEENNHSDYSAVLDGSPNTWFEYEKVNVREHDKVRVAKNLGWNYQVHGNQTIQWAEDADNGSLKLHMQIILKEEKVINEINLNMYTPSNYGAKTAVIKNILVSDGKNQPKSVLPKDKKENQYQFHFAPVKAKVISILFEQSHKYITDIGHIFYEKKTQSEDKSEYAMDMATKKYKYAPRVEGPLISLEDLGIEVKVNESSVEANYPLLGETNIKATSIGETINRLMNSIDLDTIDMGVEKFEGFRWCIGIRDIEIWSCEYEEEGELVTFPFFFDKALDKISLNVNQNIPQMFSENPELSYEWLKYFISIDDGTTWHPITPLQHQVLSDEQPPKIYTVRTVESSKQKLEQKDAYLESEYPVYSLRLKVLGRRPNDYTVEGFMLKDYASAPQSANSFLQASPILTGYNFNLQTISTVSNSYESEKSYKKANTIAPDIIYKETPDDPITETIEPSNLKISILNKSAQWCDDKDLTLKCKAISNNSLSKAELYIGPKKKETKTISGAESNFEFTIPALMLPKGTTTISVRAYDQKGMAFDVCIFEVVTCDNMPEEDKPVEPDKTKGMSIILDKYPITLCENDQLIFYGSVQASSSIRSISYTINGILFEPEEAVLQAMNTSNSKVDLMEIEDFGEWLDAFEEQEGCGCKNKKKQPVSIQEMPAISIMGINESSIYVKVPYQKLTDLGIKKGDAVTVSITAYDTQNLSINKSFSFVVEDCRRPDTNHEGKKRVRDCYKLEDITLYYYLYNDNGSHEIKMIHIPASTLPLTFLDNGAGAKLAIGWSKQFSGPVLMLAAGNDESKQAFQIHAISLLYSDYYDDPHVIWPVGIGKTHGQVSNIEKILVGSDKNDADWFPQTIQGDFSSAPSLGEKGSYVIPVFENDWIDHACDTMSDFNPDTFTYQPSGNIYSCNLVTHILVQYYNDVTNKLEVRKISLTAYASNYKFTTKNGEVVVKVGWEKFFKSPAIQITSGTGKDNVLITALGVLYRDRTGVEQTRWSQGIQYKSAGVSYPEHSIGALKSVNNLLWLHNGTVDYSKAPYVGGKDDVIVYRLDEDFIKSICPSQNFIETGISSNGPEIQFKDAPKDLCGNKYLTQEENPNIKDSLFESLNVYISDTLGIKSFSCSLKINGKLIKDPEVIALQNKKEFTHNLSLDTTLLDPGDTFSISVTATNESGISSTKELKLIAVNCKKETPVDVNIEGNSDNIKIDFLNVPYSLCANKENNVEKPIHVITVNVKSINNIVNVFSVVKINGKEIFNNTEKINNQRYVSKTIPVDTNLISKNNLVVVKFGVIDENGEVKTDSLSFIGNDCTKGPLRFTTASAYNTSDDKTRARGKNCFGSSFVSDFKFSVKDDFHKIKKLVVESGEFKKEYEFTGEKDTEDVYPRIPMFKHKLFPRKLTGNATANEIGKIDIVLSINTYEKLEDLWFHNMKQNVKILIQNLIDAKVDARVAIISTGLNPDGKPAFYQEFTPVNEIDLSKVMSFERLKGLNRKEFNVEWNQFTDPTFGLFTFNNKYRHDAVKHAIVFTSLNMYPMPSRPENIIPTLKENNIITSIEYWHNSNYPTHYNYEFYTITKETGGLNFEASADWMFDIWFKKGGGITKRETYTEDTFQLTKATVYNTNGDRVETNLLVNYTDCRRPD comes from the coding sequence ATGAGTAAGCCAATCAAAAATAACTCTCAGATGCTATATTTCCAAGCTCGTCAATTGTTTGAACGAGCAAAGCAAAAATTTGAAGATAACTCTATTCAGTCAGAGCCAAAGCTGATTGCATCTGTATTTAATTCATTTCAAGAATTCTTTACTTCTGTAGGGAAACCAAATATGGTGCCTCGTTTTGCTCCAGAAGGTGGCCCTCCTTGGAGTGAAGATTTTAATCAAATGATGATAGAAATTAAACAAGATCTTGAGCTATTGTTTCAGGAGATGGATATCATAGGGCGATCATTGTATACAGATTTTAATCACAATACTGTGCAGCATGAAATTCTTAATAATCAATATGAAAATATTTTTGATAAAATGAGGGATTTAGAAATCTATGCAGAGAAAAGTGAAGATGATATCAAATTTGGCAGAGATGACTTTTTAAATAAAGAAAAGATAGACTATAGCCGTATCGTAGGAAAGCCATTAGAAATAGTAAATGGGGCTGTAACATTGCCTCAAAAGAGTAGAGAAAATGTCGCTCTAGATTCTAGTGTTACTATTATTGCCGGTAATCGTAAGCAAGATAAGTTTATTATTGGCACTGAATCAAATGGATTTCCAGGTAACAATACAGAAATACATAGTGTTACGGATGATATTCTAACAAATAAGAATTATATTCCTACTTTCTTAGGAGAAGAAAACAATCATAGTGATTATTCAGCTGTCTTAGATGGCTCGCCTAACACATGGTTTGAATATGAAAAAGTAAATGTCCGAGAGCATGATAAAGTGCGTGTGGCAAAAAACTTAGGCTGGAATTATCAAGTGCATGGCAATCAAACCATACAATGGGCTGAGGATGCAGATAATGGCAGCTTAAAACTACATATGCAAATTATATTAAAAGAGGAAAAAGTTATTAATGAAATCAATTTGAATATGTATACTCCTTCTAATTATGGAGCAAAGACAGCTGTTATTAAAAATATTTTAGTATCTGATGGGAAGAATCAGCCGAAGTCAGTCCTACCTAAAGACAAAAAGGAAAATCAATATCAGTTTCATTTTGCACCAGTAAAAGCAAAAGTAATCTCGATCCTATTTGAGCAATCTCATAAATACATTACAGATATAGGTCATATCTTTTATGAGAAGAAAACACAATCAGAAGATAAGTCTGAATACGCAATGGATATGGCTACTAAAAAATATAAATATGCACCTCGTGTAGAAGGCCCATTGATTTCTCTTGAAGATTTAGGTATAGAAGTAAAAGTAAATGAGAGTAGTGTAGAAGCGAACTATCCTCTATTGGGTGAAACGAATATTAAAGCAACAAGTATTGGTGAAACAATCAATCGCCTTATGAATAGTATTGATTTAGATACTATAGATATGGGAGTAGAAAAATTTGAAGGATTCAGATGGTGCATAGGAATTAGGGATATAGAGATATGGTCATGTGAGTATGAAGAAGAAGGAGAGCTAGTTACGTTTCCATTTTTCTTTGATAAAGCACTAGATAAAATATCTTTAAATGTAAATCAGAATATCCCACAAATGTTCTCTGAAAATCCTGAGTTATCTTATGAATGGTTAAAGTATTTTATCTCTATAGATGATGGAACTACATGGCACCCTATAACACCGCTGCAGCATCAAGTGCTTTCTGATGAACAGCCACCAAAGATATATACAGTCCGAACTGTAGAAAGTTCCAAGCAAAAATTAGAACAAAAAGATGCTTATTTAGAATCAGAATATCCTGTTTATAGCTTGCGACTAAAGGTGTTAGGACGTAGACCAAATGATTACACTGTAGAAGGATTCATGCTTAAAGACTATGCTTCAGCACCACAATCAGCAAATTCATTCTTGCAAGCCAGTCCTATACTAACAGGGTATAATTTTAATTTACAAACTATAAGTACGGTTTCAAATAGTTACGAGAGTGAAAAGAGTTATAAAAAAGCAAATACAATAGCTCCTGATATTATTTATAAAGAAACTCCCGATGATCCAATTACCGAAACTATTGAACCATCAAATCTAAAGATTAGTATTCTTAATAAATCAGCTCAATGGTGTGATGATAAGGATTTAACACTGAAATGCAAAGCAATAAGTAACAATAGTTTATCAAAAGCTGAATTATATATTGGACCGAAGAAAAAAGAAACCAAAACCATTTCAGGAGCAGAATCAAATTTTGAATTTACGATACCAGCGCTTATGCTTCCTAAAGGAACTACAACCATTTCAGTGAGAGCATACGACCAAAAAGGTATGGCATTTGATGTATGCATATTTGAAGTTGTAACTTGTGACAATATGCCAGAAGAAGATAAGCCAGTTGAACCGGATAAGACAAAGGGTATGTCAATTATCTTAGATAAATATCCAATAACACTATGTGAAAATGATCAACTTATCTTCTATGGAAGTGTTCAGGCCTCATCCTCCATACGTAGCATTAGTTATACTATAAACGGCATATTATTTGAACCTGAAGAAGCGGTATTGCAAGCAATGAATACTAGTAATTCAAAGGTAGATCTTATGGAAATAGAGGATTTCGGGGAATGGTTAGATGCTTTTGAAGAACAAGAAGGATGTGGCTGTAAAAACAAAAAGAAACAACCAGTTTCTATACAAGAAATGCCAGCGATCAGTATCATGGGCATTAATGAATCTAGCATATACGTAAAAGTCCCTTATCAGAAACTTACTGATTTAGGTATTAAAAAAGGTGACGCTGTAACAGTTAGCATAACTGCATATGATACTCAAAACTTATCTATTAACAAAAGCTTTTCATTTGTAGTGGAAGACTGCCGTAGACCAGATACAAATCATGAAGGCAAAAAGAGAGTTCGAGATTGCTATAAATTAGAGGACATTACTCTTTATTATTATCTTTATAACGACAATGGCTCTCATGAGATTAAAATGATACATATTCCAGCGTCTACGCTGCCTTTAACATTTTTAGATAATGGGGCAGGTGCAAAGCTTGCAATAGGATGGAGTAAGCAATTTAGTGGCCCTGTACTAATGTTAGCAGCAGGAAATGATGAATCAAAACAAGCTTTTCAAATCCATGCTATTAGTTTGCTCTATTCGGATTATTATGATGACCCACATGTGATTTGGCCAGTAGGCATAGGAAAGACACATGGGCAAGTTTCAAACATAGAAAAAATCCTAGTAGGAAGCGACAAGAATGATGCAGATTGGTTCCCTCAAACAATCCAGGGTGATTTTTCTTCTGCTCCAAGTCTAGGGGAAAAAGGGAGTTATGTAATACCGGTTTTTGAAAATGATTGGATTGATCATGCTTGTGATACAATGAGTGATTTTAACCCTGATACATTTACTTATCAGCCATCTGGAAATATTTATTCATGTAATTTAGTAACTCATATTTTAGTTCAGTATTACAATGATGTAACGAATAAACTTGAAGTAAGGAAAATATCCTTAACTGCCTATGCATCCAATTATAAATTTACCACTAAAAACGGAGAAGTCGTCGTAAAAGTGGGATGGGAAAAATTCTTTAAGAGCCCTGCGATTCAAATTACCAGTGGCACAGGCAAAGATAATGTTCTAATAACAGCATTAGGTGTGCTCTATAGAGATAGGACAGGTGTAGAGCAAACTAGATGGTCACAAGGAATTCAATATAAGTCAGCTGGAGTAAGCTATCCAGAGCATTCAATAGGGGCTTTGAAATCAGTAAATAATCTTTTATGGCTCCATAATGGTACTGTGGATTACAGTAAAGCACCTTATGTGGGTGGGAAAGATGATGTCATTGTATATCGATTGGACGAAGATTTTATTAAATCGATATGTCCTTCTCAAAACTTTATTGAAACTGGCATTTCTTCAAATGGTCCGGAGATTCAATTTAAAGATGCTCCAAAGGATTTATGTGGAAATAAATATCTAACTCAAGAAGAGAATCCTAATATTAAAGATAGCCTATTTGAAAGCTTAAACGTATATATATCAGACACTTTAGGAATAAAGTCATTTAGTTGTTCTTTAAAAATAAATGGTAAACTTATAAAAGACCCTGAAGTAATAGCGCTGCAAAATAAAAAAGAATTTACTCATAATCTTTCATTAGACACAACTTTACTTGATCCTGGTGATACTTTCTCAATTAGTGTAACTGCAACAAATGAAAGTGGTATTAGTTCTACAAAGGAGCTCAAGCTGATAGCTGTTAATTGTAAAAAAGAAACGCCTGTAGATGTTAATATTGAAGGGAATTCAGATAATATAAAAATTGATTTTTTAAATGTTCCATATTCATTATGCGCAAATAAAGAAAATAATGTTGAAAAGCCTATTCATGTAATCACAGTTAATGTGAAAAGTATTAATAATATTGTTAATGTCTTTTCTGTTGTTAAGATTAATGGTAAAGAGATTTTTAATAATACTGAAAAAATCAATAACCAAAGATATGTATCGAAAACAATTCCTGTTGATACAAATTTAATTAGTAAAAATAATCTAGTAGTTGTTAAGTTTGGTGTCATAGATGAAAATGGAGAAGTAAAAACTGATTCACTTTCATTCATAGGGAATGACTGTACAAAAGGTCCGCTTAGATTTACGACTGCAAGTGCTTATAATACTAGTGACGATAAGACGCGTGCTCGTGGCAAGAATTGCTTTGGTAGCTCATTTGTTAGTGACTTTAAATTTTCTGTGAAAGATGATTTCCATAAGATTAAAAAATTAGTTGTAGAATCAGGGGAATTCAAAAAGGAATATGAATTTACAGGGGAAAAAGATACAGAAGATGTGTACCCGAGAATCCCTATGTTTAAACATAAACTTTTCCCTAGAAAATTAACAGGAAACGCCACAGCTAATGAGATAGGTAAAATTGACATAGTGTTATCTATTAATACTTATGAAAAACTAGAAGATCTATGGTTCCATAATATGAAACAAAATGTAAAAATCCTAATTCAAAACTTAATAGATGCAAAAGTGGATGCTAGAGTTGCAATAATCTCTACAGGTCTAAACCCTGATGGAAAACCTGCTTTCTATCAAGAATTTACTCCTGTGAATGAAATCGATTTATCTAAGGTAATGTCTTTCGAAAGACTCAAAGGCCTTAATAGGAAAGAATTTAATGTCGAATGGAATCAGTTTACTGACCCTACTTTTGGGTTATTTACATTTAACAATAAATACAGACATGATGCAGTAAAACATGCCATTGTTTTTACTTCACTAAATATGTATCCGATGCCTAGTAGACCTGAAAATATCATTCCAACTTTAAAAGAGAATAACATAATCACTAGCATAGAGTACTGGCATAATTCAAATTATCCTACTCATTATAACTATGAGTTTTATACAATTACAAAAGAAACTGGTGGTCTTAATTTTGAAGCTTCTGCAGATTGGATGTTTGACATTTGGTTTAAAAAAGGCGGCGGAATAACAAAGCGAGAAACGTATACTGAGGATACATTCCAATTAACGAAGGCAACTGTTTACAATACAAATGGTGATCGTGTAGAAACTAATCTTTTAGTAAACTATACAGATTGCAGAAGACCAGACTAA
- a CDS encoding DnaB-like helicase C-terminal domain-containing protein, whose amino-acid sequence MTIINYQEVDTDNSTLNQDEEIFTINIENPLKVCLRNPEKIFNRPINFIEQKMLKTVRDVDDYSWNRDARGGLRSGFPLFDEAIEGGVQAGLYLIAAQPNVGKSAWMLQVGQNIANLNKNAHVAYHSLDDSVNELTPRYIACKQQITISQAKNPARYMNEPEVIEKRNEGVKHLYRNASRFSLWDSTEGTSVEAIEKRIQDLKMAFPDKELVLMIDSIYDLTVESKQLQDKNLYEYVARTVKQWCVTYDLAIFCTAHLRKLGGNRRPLTEDLKENNRLEYEANFIALLYNEVGIKEEGAQVYWLNEDTEEKMPVIEMKVGKNKLGSFKGTHFYEFVPNMSFCMEASIESRRRYASLVYQS is encoded by the coding sequence ATGACAATAATTAATTATCAAGAAGTTGATACTGATAATTCAACACTGAATCAAGATGAGGAAATCTTTACAATTAATATTGAAAATCCTTTGAAAGTTTGCTTGAGGAATCCGGAAAAAATTTTTAATCGTCCCATAAACTTTATTGAACAAAAAATGTTAAAAACAGTTCGAGATGTAGATGATTATTCTTGGAACCGAGATGCTCGAGGTGGACTTAGATCAGGATTTCCACTATTTGATGAAGCAATTGAAGGAGGCGTTCAAGCAGGTCTTTATTTAATTGCAGCACAACCTAACGTAGGTAAATCTGCTTGGATGTTACAAGTAGGTCAAAATATTGCGAATTTAAATAAAAATGCGCATGTCGCATATCATTCTTTAGATGATAGTGTAAATGAATTAACACCGAGATACATTGCTTGTAAGCAACAAATTACAATTTCACAGGCTAAAAATCCAGCACGATACATGAATGAGCCTGAAGTAATAGAAAAGCGAAATGAGGGTGTTAAACATTTATATCGAAATGCTAGTAGATTTTCTTTATGGGATTCTACCGAAGGAACGAGTGTAGAAGCTATTGAAAAAAGAATTCAGGATTTAAAAATGGCTTTTCCAGATAAAGAATTAGTACTCATGATTGATAGTATCTATGATTTAACGGTGGAGTCTAAACAATTACAAGATAAGAATTTGTATGAATATGTTGCTAGAACTGTTAAGCAATGGTGTGTAACATACGATTTGGCCATTTTTTGTACAGCACATTTAAGGAAATTAGGTGGTAATCGAAGGCCATTAACAGAAGACTTGAAAGAGAATAACCGTTTAGAATATGAAGCGAATTTTATAGCACTTTTATACAATGAAGTAGGGATTAAAGAAGAAGGTGCTCAGGTTTATTGGCTAAATGAAGATACTGAGGAAAAAATGCCGGTCATTGAAATGAAAGTCGGTAAGAATAAATTAGGCTCTTTTAAAGGTACTCACTTCTATGAATTCGTACCAAATATGTCATTTTGTATGGAGGCCTCTATTGAATCCCGTAGAAGATATGCTTCTTTAGTTTATCAAAGTTAA